Proteins from one Chanodichthys erythropterus isolate Z2021 chromosome 15, ASM2448905v1, whole genome shotgun sequence genomic window:
- the cacng8a gene encoding calcium channel, voltage-dependent, gamma subunit 8a, whose protein sequence is MDGKGRHIPPAMVWCERGIQVLLTTVGAFAAFALMTVAIGTDYWLYARAFICNSTANSSQDDPHNKDKKDPGALTHSGLWRVCCLEGLKRGVCSQINHFPEDADYDQDAAEYLLRVVRASSIFPILSAILLLLGGVCVASSRFYKTKRHIILGAGILFVVAGLSNIIGVIVYISAALSDISPKKDEDKKWHYSYGWSFYFGGLSFILAEVVGVLAVNIYIERNKELRCRSRTDLFRSTTSAVLRLPGYRFRRRSSRSSSRSTAEPTRSREQSPTSAIAPKNFGPPLAAGPPPFSVATLPNPHTHSGGGGGGGMGDISMYTLGREGKPPMYGTVDRATLYQLHNYFPTKEGGGGALMTGTLPSLSKSNLAASANATLNTSSSSGPQQPPLSAGSSATMERDRGLGTLDRLGKGDSSNTNTLNRRTTPV, encoded by the exons ATGGATGGGAAGGGAAGACACATTCCTCCAG CCATGGTGTGGTGTGAGCGGGGAATTCAGGTGCTTCTCACCACTGTGGGAGCATTCGCAGCCTTCGCCTTGATGACCGTAGCCATTGGCACGGACTACTGGCTGTACGCTCGGGCCTTTATCTGCAACAGCACTGCCAACTCCTCTCAGGATGACCCACACAACAAGGACAAGAAGGATCCTGGAGCTCTCACCCACTCTGGCCTCTGGAGGGTTTGCTGCCTGGAAG GATTGAAGAGAGGAGTGTGTTCCCAGATTAATCATTTCCCAGAGGATGCTGATTATGACCAGGATGCTGCAGAGTACCTTTTAC GTGTAGTCAGGGCCTCCAGTATATTTCCTATCCTCAGTGCCATATTATTGCTGCTAGGTGGAGTTTGTGTGGCATCTAGTCGGTTTTACAAGACAAAAAGACACATCATTTTGGGAGCAGGCATTTTGTTTGTAGTGGCAG GCCTGAGCAACATTATAGGTGTCATTGTATACATCTCTGCGGCGCTCAGCGACATCTCTCCCAAAAAGGATGAGGACAAGAAGTGGCACTACTCCTATGGCTGGTCCTTCTACTTCGGAGGCCTGTCGTTCATCCTGGCGGAAGTCGTGGGCGTGCTGGCTGTCAACATTTACATCGAGCGCAACAAAGAACTGCGCTGCCGTTCGCGCACTGACCTCTTCCGCAGCACAACCTCCGCGGTGTTACGCTTGCCGGGATACCGCTTCCGCCGGCGCTCTTCCCGCTCCAGCTCGCGCTCCACGGCGGAGCCGACACGCTCCCGCGAACAGTCCCCCACCTCTGCCATCGCTCCCAAGAACTTCGGCCCACCCCTGGCCGCCGGCCCGCCACCGTTTTCGGTAGCCACACTTCCCAATCCGCATACGCActctggaggaggaggaggaggaggaatgGGAGATATATCGATGTACACGCTGGGCAGGGAAGGTAAGCCACCCATGTACGGCACAGTCGACCGTGCCACACTCTACCAGCTGCACAATTACTTTCCAACAAAGGAGGGAGGCGGAGGAGCGCTCATGACGGGAACACTGCCTTCTCTTTCCAAGTCGAACCTGGCTGCATCGGCCAACGCCACCCTCAATACCTCATCTTCCTCCGGCCCCCAGCAGCCGCCGCTATCCGCAGGCTCCTCTGCCACCATGGAGAGGGATCGAGGGCTGGGAACCTTGGATCGACTAGGAAAAGGAGACAGTTCAAACACTAACACTCTCAACAGGAGAACAACACCTGTGTAA